In Burkholderia sp. WP9, a genomic segment contains:
- a CDS encoding Dam family site-specific DNA-(adenine-N6)-methyltransferase, which yields MERSREARAYNLNNNRERGPVRLWISRTHRAPKPIQQLRPLKQTIKPLLRWAGSKRKLLPVLRQAAPPQFSRYVEPFCGSACFYLELVPNLGLLGDINSELIHFYKRVRLHPHMVGKLFHSMPTTERFYYDLRAVEPTSMGANERAARFLYLNRFCFNGVYRTNRAGAFNVPRGVRVGALPSLDEITTFGRTLRGAEVRVGDFESTLAECGAKDFVYLDPPYAGRGVRNRGEYGANSFAEVDVVRLRNSLEIASSRGAKILISYGDVAVVREAFSDWRVSELTVGRNVSGFLHGRRDVQELLITNY from the coding sequence GTGGAGAGGTCGAGGGAAGCGCGGGCTTATAATCTTAACAATAATCGCGAGAGAGGCCCGGTGCGACTGTGGATATCCCGGACCCACCGCGCTCCTAAACCCATCCAGCAGTTGCGCCCTTTGAAACAAACAATTAAGCCCTTGCTACGGTGGGCCGGAAGTAAGCGAAAGCTGTTGCCCGTACTGCGGCAAGCTGCCCCTCCGCAGTTCTCGCGTTACGTGGAGCCTTTCTGTGGCTCAGCGTGCTTTTATCTTGAGCTTGTGCCTAACCTTGGGTTGCTCGGTGACATCAACTCTGAGTTGATTCACTTTTACAAGAGAGTTCGACTGCACCCGCACATGGTCGGCAAGCTGTTCCACTCCATGCCGACGACGGAACGCTTTTACTATGATTTGCGTGCAGTCGAGCCGACCAGCATGGGCGCGAACGAGCGTGCCGCAAGATTCTTGTATTTGAACCGATTTTGCTTTAATGGGGTTTATCGCACCAACCGTGCGGGAGCGTTCAACGTCCCGAGGGGAGTGCGTGTAGGAGCTCTGCCGTCGCTGGACGAAATAACAACGTTTGGACGGACACTGCGGGGAGCGGAAGTACGTGTAGGAGATTTCGAGTCTACTCTTGCTGAGTGCGGCGCAAAAGATTTCGTCTATCTCGACCCGCCTTACGCAGGACGTGGCGTTCGGAACCGCGGCGAGTACGGTGCCAATTCGTTTGCCGAGGTCGACGTAGTTCGACTTCGGAATTCGCTAGAAATCGCCTCGAGCCGCGGCGCTAAAATCCTCATTTCGTACGGCGACGTGGCAGTCGTAAGAGAGGCATTTAGTGACTGGCGTGTCTCTGAGTTGACGGTGGGGCGCAATGTATCGGGCTTTCTCCATGGGCGTCGTGATGTCCAGGAATTGTTGATTACAAACTACTAG
- the rpmA gene encoding 50S ribosomal protein L27, which produces MAHKKAGGSSRNGRDSESKRLGVKVYGGQAINAGGIIVRQRGTRMHPGENVGIGKDHTLFALTDGHVNFSTKGAAKKHMVNVVPAAV; this is translated from the coding sequence ATGGCACACAAAAAGGCAGGCGGATCATCCCGCAACGGCCGCGACTCCGAATCGAAACGCCTTGGCGTGAAGGTCTACGGCGGTCAGGCTATCAACGCTGGCGGCATCATCGTTCGTCAACGTGGCACGCGTATGCACCCGGGCGAAAACGTCGGTATCGGCAAGGATCACACCTTGTTCGCGCTGACGGACGGCCACGTCAATTTCTCGACGAAGGGCGCAGCGAAGAAGCACATGGTCAACGTCGTCCCGGCAGCAGTCTGA
- the rplU gene encoding 50S ribosomal protein L21 yields the protein MYAVIKTGGKQYKVAVGEKLKVEQIPADIDAEITLDQVLAVGEGESIKFGTPLVSGASVKATVVSQGRHAKVTIFKMRRRKHYQKHGGHRQNYTELRIDAINA from the coding sequence ATGTACGCGGTCATAAAAACCGGTGGCAAGCAGTATAAAGTTGCCGTCGGCGAAAAACTTAAAGTAGAACAGATACCGGCAGACATTGACGCTGAAATCACGCTCGACCAGGTCCTCGCAGTGGGCGAAGGCGAATCGATTAAGTTCGGTACGCCGCTGGTCAGTGGGGCTTCCGTCAAGGCTACCGTCGTGTCGCAAGGTCGTCACGCAAAAGTGACCATCTTCAAGATGCGTCGCCGGAAGCACTACCAGAAGCATGGCGGCCACCGCCAGAACTATACCGAACTGCGCATCGACGCGATCAACGCGTAA
- a CDS encoding ATP-binding protein gives MTTIRPKDRDAVLQSLRAGVVPRIGQHLIQVGRAKELEALIQDIGRVADGGSSFRVVVGEYGAGKTFFLNLVRAIALEKKLVTVHADLNPDRRLHASGGQARSLYAELAKNMSTRTKPDGGALAGIVEKFIGQAKTEAKASGRTSEEVIRLQLNHLTEMVNGYDFADVIAAYCRGFDEGNEQLKGDAIRWLRGEFSTKTDARAALGVRTIIDDASVYDQLKLMARFVKLAGYGGMMVCLDELVNLYKLANVQARNSNYEQILRILNDSLQGSAEGLGFVLGGTPEFLLDTKRGLYSYTALQSRLAENTFATNGFVDYTGPVIRLASLTPEDFYVLLDKIRIVHAFGDATKAILPQEAIPAFMAHCAMRLGDTYFRTPRTTITAFINLLAVLEQNPSADWRQLIGTLEVEKDTGGVADVATEGDDEFASFRLG, from the coding sequence ATGACAACAATTCGTCCGAAGGACCGCGATGCGGTTCTTCAGTCCCTTCGCGCCGGCGTCGTTCCCCGCATCGGGCAACACCTAATCCAGGTTGGCCGCGCAAAAGAGCTCGAAGCTTTGATTCAGGACATCGGTCGTGTCGCGGACGGCGGCTCGAGCTTCAGGGTGGTGGTCGGCGAATATGGCGCTGGGAAGACCTTCTTTCTGAATCTCGTCAGGGCCATCGCACTCGAGAAGAAGCTGGTCACGGTCCATGCGGACCTGAACCCTGATAGAAGATTGCATGCCTCCGGTGGTCAGGCACGTTCACTGTACGCCGAACTGGCGAAGAACATGTCGACTCGCACGAAGCCTGACGGCGGTGCGCTCGCGGGTATTGTAGAGAAGTTCATTGGGCAGGCCAAAACCGAGGCTAAGGCCTCGGGGCGAACGAGCGAGGAGGTGATTCGCCTGCAGCTCAATCACTTGACCGAGATGGTCAACGGATACGACTTCGCCGACGTTATCGCAGCATACTGCCGCGGATTCGACGAAGGAAACGAGCAACTCAAGGGCGATGCGATTCGCTGGTTGCGCGGCGAGTTCTCCACCAAGACCGATGCCCGGGCGGCACTCGGGGTTCGCACCATCATCGACGACGCATCGGTGTACGACCAACTCAAGCTCATGGCTCGGTTTGTCAAACTCGCCGGGTACGGCGGGATGATGGTGTGCCTCGATGAACTGGTGAACCTGTACAAACTCGCGAACGTCCAGGCGCGGAACTCGAACTACGAACAAATTTTGCGGATTCTCAACGATTCGCTCCAGGGGTCTGCAGAAGGATTGGGGTTCGTTCTTGGGGGTACCCCCGAGTTTCTGCTCGATACAAAGCGAGGGCTCTATAGCTACACCGCCCTTCAGTCGCGGCTTGCCGAAAACACGTTCGCCACGAATGGTTTTGTCGACTACACCGGTCCGGTGATACGGCTGGCCAGCCTTACGCCTGAGGACTTTTATGTCCTCCTGGATAAGATTCGCATCGTCCACGCGTTCGGCGACGCGACCAAGGCGATTTTGCCGCAGGAAGCGATTCCAGCCTTCATGGCGCATTGCGCCATGCGGCTCGGTGACACCTATTTCAGAACACCGCGCACGACGATAACGGCGTTCATTAACCTGTTAGCGGTTCTGGAACAAAATCCGTCGGCTGACTGGCGGCAGTTGATTGGGACGCTCGAAGTCGAGAAGGATACAGGAGGCGTGGCTGACGTTGCGACCGAGGGTGACGATGAATTCGCCAGCTTCCGCCTCGGCTGA
- a CDS encoding DUF2188 domain-containing protein, which translates to MAVKKDSNNLFIERRDDNKYVVRKANSERASAVTNTQGEAIERAKQLNPDAAVHVERVRTTTGGKPDKWRKV; encoded by the coding sequence ATGGCCGTCAAAAAAGACAGCAATAATCTCTTTATTGAGCGTCGCGACGACAACAAGTATGTTGTTCGGAAGGCAAATTCAGAGAGGGCGAGCGCGGTTACAAACACGCAGGGCGAGGCTATCGAGCGCGCAAAGCAACTTAACCCAGATGCGGCGGTTCACGTGGAGCGCGTCCGTACGACGACTGGCGGGAAACCGGATAAGTGGCGTAAGGTGTAG
- a CDS encoding HipA family kinase, producing MPISHPPFELARLHREPITRVTTGSHPVVRGRIQIPVRTCSLDAYVKLLPERAFIVESVCAWLAQYLGLPTPDAFWVTVHRQRMHGFWPFGNDEDRLCFGTAALPFAQAVRLESQSPSVLATMYGLDPTLLARIALFDELIGNDDRHDGNLLLTARREIRLIDHERAIGGTGLGLFSTVPPPGPNRLLQMVHKFSPAERAALKAPLREFCAACHAAVFRLPYAQLVSDEALREPVRAYLERRAEQLLDTLGQTLGIPDLPGLQPRPLQPPAL from the coding sequence GTGCCTATTTCGCATCCGCCTTTCGAGCTGGCCCGACTCCATCGCGAACCGATTACCCGGGTCACGACCGGTTCCCATCCGGTCGTGCGCGGTCGCATCCAGATACCCGTGCGCACATGCAGCCTCGACGCCTATGTGAAGCTCCTGCCCGAGCGTGCGTTCATTGTCGAATCCGTGTGCGCGTGGCTGGCGCAGTATCTCGGCCTGCCGACACCTGACGCGTTCTGGGTTACTGTGCACCGCCAGCGGATGCATGGTTTCTGGCCCTTCGGCAACGATGAGGACCGCCTGTGCTTCGGTACCGCCGCGCTCCCCTTCGCCCAGGCTGTCCGGCTCGAGAGCCAGAGCCCCTCGGTATTGGCCACCATGTACGGGCTCGACCCGACGCTTCTGGCCAGGATTGCACTATTTGATGAACTGATAGGCAACGACGACAGGCACGACGGGAACCTGCTGCTCACGGCCCGCCGGGAAATCAGGCTGATTGACCACGAGCGCGCCATTGGCGGGACAGGACTTGGACTTTTCTCCACCGTTCCACCGCCAGGACCCAACCGCCTGCTCCAGATGGTTCACAAGTTTTCGCCCGCCGAAAGGGCGGCGCTGAAGGCGCCCCTGAGGGAATTCTGCGCGGCTTGCCACGCTGCGGTATTCCGACTACCGTACGCTCAGCTTGTCAGTGACGAAGCCCTGCGCGAACCGGTTCGAGCCTACCTCGAACGGCGGGCTGAACAGCTCCTGGACACCCTTGGGCAAACGCTCGGCATCCCTGACCTGCCTGGCCTGCAGCCCCGCCCCCTTCAACCACCTGCCCTGTGA
- a CDS encoding metallophosphoesterase encodes MLRVAVLSDLHYIQVNKDVCLPQAAAAGGLDSMEELIKRFRPEDPSADILVCPGDITDRANPVAFAAGWKQLTRLGTALGVKRSVAATGNHEVQSRLKGDPVAPGNAEHAIDPVECLVNTLGYPTDFPLPHQKWVYWGRGYEIVCDDTSVVVIVNSCHYHVTLQDNEFERGRISDAALEDLQRDLQKLAADRPYRLLVVHHPPLPHEETGLDLGRTPMHNGPALMKALRATGLDWLVIHGHKHHHRLVRADGEVFQPFVFGAASFGAMLRADMARRTRNQFYIITLETTKDALDADCLSGSIQALHWSNSGWEETTDISWGLPNGCGFTSQTVDLSGLAVAMRNLLQKSGTQFLEWHEVVTQLPQLRFLMPEQVIALKGMMRRANINFLDANNLFPSQLSMSAS; translated from the coding sequence ATGCTGCGAGTTGCCGTGTTAAGCGATTTGCATTACATCCAAGTAAACAAGGACGTCTGTCTGCCTCAGGCGGCGGCGGCGGGCGGGCTCGACTCAATGGAGGAGCTCATCAAGCGGTTCCGACCGGAGGACCCATCGGCCGACATATTGGTCTGTCCAGGCGACATTACGGATAGAGCGAATCCAGTCGCCTTCGCGGCTGGCTGGAAGCAGTTGACTCGGCTCGGGACAGCCCTTGGTGTCAAGCGTTCCGTTGCGGCCACCGGAAATCACGAAGTTCAGTCGCGTTTGAAAGGCGACCCCGTTGCTCCGGGCAACGCCGAACACGCTATCGACCCCGTGGAGTGCCTTGTCAACACACTTGGATATCCAACGGACTTTCCGCTGCCACATCAAAAATGGGTTTACTGGGGACGGGGCTACGAGATTGTGTGTGACGACACGTCTGTGGTCGTCATTGTCAACAGCTGCCACTACCATGTGACATTGCAGGACAACGAATTCGAGCGCGGCCGAATCAGCGACGCCGCGCTCGAAGACCTGCAGCGGGACTTGCAGAAACTGGCGGCGGACCGCCCATATCGGCTGTTGGTCGTGCATCATCCCCCATTGCCACATGAAGAGACCGGACTGGACTTGGGTCGTACGCCCATGCACAACGGTCCGGCGTTGATGAAGGCACTGCGCGCGACCGGTCTAGATTGGCTTGTCATTCATGGACACAAGCACCACCATCGGCTCGTTCGAGCGGACGGTGAGGTCTTTCAACCTTTCGTCTTCGGAGCGGCCAGTTTTGGCGCAATGCTGCGCGCAGACATGGCGAGAAGAACGCGCAATCAGTTCTACATAATCACGCTCGAGACGACCAAAGACGCCCTTGACGCCGACTGCTTGTCAGGCAGCATTCAAGCGCTGCATTGGTCAAATAGTGGCTGGGAAGAAACTACCGACATATCTTGGGGCCTTCCGAACGGCTGCGGCTTTACTTCCCAAACCGTGGACCTCTCGGGGCTCGCTGTCGCCATGCGAAATCTCTTGCAAAAATCCGGCACTCAGTTTCTTGAGTGGCACGAGGTGGTCACACAGCTTCCGCAGTTGCGCTTTCTGATGCCGGAGCAGGTCATAGCGCTCAAGGGCATGATGCGTCGGGCGAACATCAATTTCCTCGACGCCAACAATCTATTCCCTTCCCAGCTTTCAATGTCTGCGTCATGA
- a CDS encoding polyprenyl synthetase family protein has translation MSSTATPSSNAASLLAPIAEDMQQVNRVIRHRLASDVMLINQISEYIISAGGKRLRPALLLLVAGALGETTGHRHELAAVVEFIHTATLLHDDVVDESDLRRGRQTANALFGNAASVLVGDFLYSRSFQMMVGVGKMRVMEILSEATNIISEGEVLQLLNMHDADVDEARYMQVIRYKTAKLFEAAAQLGAVLAGSDAKTEAAAAEFGRRIGTAFQIMDDWLDYTGTAESMGKNAGDDLREGKPTLPLIYLIERGTPEQSALAREAIEQGGTDRFDTIFEAITRSGALDHTLECAKQEAQAAAAAISSFPDSIFKDSLLELCSYSTARQS, from the coding sequence ATGTCGTCGACCGCCACCCCCTCCTCCAACGCCGCCAGCCTGCTTGCTCCGATCGCCGAAGACATGCAGCAGGTGAATCGCGTCATTCGGCACCGTCTTGCGTCCGACGTGATGCTGATCAACCAGATTTCCGAGTACATCATCAGTGCCGGCGGCAAGCGGCTGCGGCCCGCGCTGCTGTTGCTGGTGGCCGGCGCGCTGGGTGAAACCACAGGGCACCGGCACGAACTGGCGGCGGTCGTCGAATTCATCCATACGGCTACGCTGCTGCACGATGACGTGGTCGACGAATCCGACCTGCGGCGTGGTCGCCAGACCGCCAACGCGCTGTTCGGCAACGCGGCGAGCGTACTGGTGGGCGATTTCCTGTATTCGCGTTCGTTCCAGATGATGGTCGGCGTGGGCAAGATGCGCGTCATGGAAATTCTGTCCGAGGCGACCAACATCATCTCCGAAGGCGAAGTGCTGCAACTCCTCAACATGCACGACGCCGACGTGGATGAAGCCCGCTACATGCAGGTGATCCGCTACAAGACCGCCAAGCTGTTCGAGGCCGCCGCTCAACTCGGCGCCGTGCTGGCCGGCTCGGACGCGAAAACCGAAGCGGCCGCGGCGGAATTCGGCCGGCGCATCGGCACCGCGTTCCAGATCATGGACGACTGGCTCGACTACACGGGCACGGCGGAATCAATGGGCAAGAACGCCGGCGACGACCTTCGCGAAGGCAAACCCACGCTTCCGTTGATCTATCTGATCGAACGCGGCACACCGGAACAATCGGCGCTCGCGCGGGAAGCAATCGAACAAGGCGGCACGGACCGGTTCGACACCATTTTCGAGGCAATCACGCGTTCCGGCGCGCTGGATCACACGCTCGAATGCGCGAAGCAGGAAGCTCAGGCAGCCGCAGCAGCAATTTCTTCGTTTCCTGATTCCATTTTCAAAGATAGCCTGCTAGAATTATGTTCTTACTCGACGGCAAGACAGTCTTGA
- a CDS encoding TerB N-terminal domain-containing protein, translated as MGRKAKKSGSGAGTLVVAIVMAIIFAPKGGWTVFLVFVLGCVLVAIFGRKKEQGPATTSNYPPSAAPHGPSSSSSMPPTNIGRRAQSDDEFLTVTLSADSPSSSYRFARPALETAAGVRWVGPGEKVEISGVAITGGMFYLGVPKRVEATSLDACVLNPKANVAKTASDLSAGSEDYWLSYQSFSAEQRGAYLHWLASDRSDPRLHRSFALFYLYGIERRVLFDGIQGKVQKAEFETIASELKRLKSVYSNVLRTVHIDGLLEFICVYLTHPQRQYDQVPGTISSAFEVPLSIRVAFGQAAVDKKPVPSDWALAWALGDGGVYKRTPVTRCEDEFRQLFQRKYREQFRDGMKLTANKTKLKVSAQAAFPALQGIEYPDYITSLPDIAAVTGPRNKLQQLVNECSDSLDAYSRFLGRNPDAKGSLESALTLPVELWPESARLELESLASAVGSKTVVTTFGGLFEQFKASGNITRDKLTDFARVLGEAGVAIEPDVRISGRTPKSADYVGLYATPPSDSTNFVDESYLTFGLMVDMAASIAMADGNASEQEVALIHRRIESWPQLTSRQQDRLKARAAVQIAQPPTPASLKKRLEPLSAEAKVAVATLLVQTANADGFVSTAEVKMLEKLYQMLGLDPQRLYGDLHGNTVVGSSSTLRPSTGPEKAPSGSAQPAFTLDTTRIEALQKETAKVSALLADVFAEEVPVAEPVQETAERQTGSASLLGLDEAHSTFLRLLLSRPSWTRSELSDAASDLELMLDGAIEQVNEASLDHWDEPLTDGDDPVEINQEFAQRLAS; from the coding sequence ATGGGCCGGAAGGCGAAAAAATCGGGTTCCGGCGCGGGCACGCTGGTTGTGGCCATTGTCATGGCCATCATATTTGCCCCGAAGGGCGGGTGGACCGTGTTCCTCGTCTTCGTGCTCGGCTGTGTGCTTGTGGCTATCTTCGGCAGGAAGAAGGAACAAGGACCTGCTACTACCAGCAACTATCCGCCTTCTGCCGCACCACACGGCCCTAGCTCAAGCTCCTCGATGCCGCCCACCAATATCGGCCGTCGCGCTCAATCCGACGACGAATTCCTGACAGTCACCCTGTCAGCAGATTCACCCTCTTCGTCCTATCGATTTGCGCGGCCCGCGCTTGAAACCGCAGCCGGCGTTCGATGGGTCGGCCCCGGCGAAAAGGTGGAGATTAGCGGCGTAGCGATTACAGGTGGTATGTTCTATCTGGGTGTACCCAAGCGCGTCGAGGCTACCAGCTTGGACGCGTGCGTCCTGAATCCGAAGGCAAATGTCGCCAAGACAGCCAGCGACCTCTCTGCCGGGTCGGAAGACTACTGGCTAAGCTATCAGTCCTTTTCGGCCGAGCAACGTGGCGCATATCTTCATTGGCTGGCTTCCGACCGCTCTGACCCGAGATTGCATCGAAGCTTTGCCCTTTTTTACTTGTACGGTATTGAGAGGCGTGTCCTTTTCGACGGAATTCAGGGAAAGGTGCAAAAAGCCGAATTTGAAACCATCGCAAGTGAACTGAAGCGTCTGAAATCGGTTTATTCGAACGTTTTGCGGACCGTGCACATCGATGGCCTGCTCGAGTTCATTTGTGTCTATCTGACCCACCCTCAGCGCCAGTACGACCAGGTGCCGGGGACAATTAGCAGCGCGTTCGAGGTACCACTGAGCATACGCGTTGCGTTTGGTCAGGCTGCGGTCGATAAGAAGCCGGTGCCTTCAGATTGGGCACTTGCCTGGGCGCTTGGCGACGGTGGCGTATATAAGCGAACCCCCGTGACTCGCTGCGAGGATGAATTTCGTCAACTGTTCCAACGGAAATACCGGGAGCAATTCCGCGATGGCATGAAGCTGACGGCGAACAAGACAAAGCTGAAGGTGTCCGCGCAAGCCGCCTTCCCTGCACTGCAGGGCATCGAGTACCCCGATTACATTACGTCGCTGCCTGACATTGCGGCCGTGACGGGGCCAAGGAACAAGCTTCAGCAACTGGTCAACGAGTGCTCCGACTCGCTCGATGCGTACAGCAGATTTCTTGGCCGGAATCCAGATGCGAAGGGCTCGCTGGAAAGCGCACTCACGTTGCCGGTCGAATTGTGGCCAGAGAGCGCTCGTCTGGAGCTCGAGTCACTTGCTTCAGCTGTTGGCAGCAAGACAGTGGTGACGACTTTTGGCGGTTTGTTCGAACAATTCAAGGCGTCTGGCAACATCACGCGCGACAAGCTGACCGATTTCGCCCGCGTGTTAGGAGAGGCCGGTGTTGCTATTGAGCCGGATGTGCGAATTTCGGGCCGGACGCCGAAGAGTGCCGACTATGTTGGGCTGTATGCAACGCCTCCAAGTGACTCAACAAATTTCGTTGACGAGAGTTACCTGACGTTCGGGCTAATGGTGGACATGGCGGCATCGATTGCGATGGCTGACGGCAACGCGTCCGAGCAGGAAGTTGCATTGATTCATCGCCGGATTGAGTCGTGGCCGCAATTGACGTCCCGGCAACAGGACAGGCTTAAAGCTCGCGCCGCGGTGCAGATTGCTCAGCCGCCTACCCCCGCGAGCCTGAAGAAGCGGCTTGAACCGCTTTCTGCAGAGGCGAAGGTTGCAGTCGCGACTCTGCTCGTGCAGACAGCAAATGCAGATGGCTTCGTGTCAACGGCCGAAGTAAAAATGCTGGAAAAACTCTATCAAATGCTTGGTCTCGACCCTCAGCGGCTCTACGGAGACCTGCATGGCAACACTGTTGTCGGTTCTTCTAGTACGCTGCGGCCTTCGACCGGTCCTGAGAAGGCGCCGAGCGGGTCGGCGCAACCGGCTTTTACGCTAGATACCACGAGAATCGAAGCGCTCCAGAAGGAAACAGCGAAAGTCTCCGCCTTATTGGCTGATGTGTTTGCAGAAGAGGTCCCGGTTGCGGAACCGGTCCAGGAAACCGCGGAGCGGCAGACGGGCTCTGCAAGCTTGCTAGGACTAGACGAGGCGCACTCGACGTTCTTGCGCCTTTTGCTGTCACGTCCGTCATGGACTCGCTCGGAGCTCTCTGACGCGGCATCGGACCTGGAACTGATGCTCGACGGCGCAATTGAACAGGTAAACGAAGCCTCGCTGGACCACTGGGACGAACCGCTGACTGACGGCGATGACCCAGTCGAAATCAATCAGGAATTTGCACAAAGGCTAGCCTCATGA
- a CDS encoding site-specific integrase, with protein sequence MAAVSNRSKYLVTVPNKDALARAFPYSARAAVEAYVATLRADGERPRVSRADDCFEVRIRNRGFPDLHTTVASADEADTLIAFIAGQRAIGLYVDYAKALKLNFADLLIRYLKEEAPRHASFEIVAYKINALLEDAGLPRLDPGDIVRQHPAPHPRVKARPPRRPTGKTMRTPTVNLAWLHRPFAQLMPTDINDYIDERCQWVEPATVDREVDIFSAVCTLAIKTWRIEVARSPMDGVKRPRYYNERDRRLKPGEEDRLLDAARDEDRRRSIARRLEELMTDARTDAELAHTVREQKAIIAAARARFLPEAEATYTHVPLVETLVQFQLMTAARRGETLSARWSDVDLDGRTVFLPETKNGRPRKLPVRAELAALLDSLPRTDGRVFPLGADHLRKIWARLCAAAGIDDLHLHDLRHEAISRVADTGTMSLVDLQAFSGHLDTRMLLRYAHLCAKHLALRLDAAFGAAPPVHRGLRRLPRGGDLTLTDLVRESAVTADDADVDGLPDNVLRFPGPRTAHA encoded by the coding sequence ATGGCTGCCGTCTCGAACCGCTCGAAGTATCTCGTCACTGTCCCCAACAAGGACGCGCTCGCGCGCGCCTTTCCTTACTCGGCCCGTGCCGCCGTCGAAGCCTATGTCGCGACGCTGCGCGCGGACGGCGAGCGCCCGCGCGTGTCCCGTGCCGACGACTGCTTCGAGGTCCGTATCCGCAACAGGGGTTTTCCGGACCTGCACACCACCGTTGCCTCCGCCGATGAAGCCGACACGCTTATCGCCTTCATCGCAGGACAGCGCGCCATTGGCCTGTATGTCGACTACGCAAAGGCGCTCAAGCTCAACTTCGCCGACCTGCTCATCCGCTATCTGAAGGAAGAAGCGCCCCGCCATGCGAGCTTCGAGATAGTCGCCTACAAAATCAACGCGCTGCTCGAGGATGCGGGCCTGCCACGCCTCGACCCGGGCGACATCGTGCGCCAGCATCCGGCTCCGCACCCCAGGGTGAAGGCCCGCCCCCCGCGACGCCCCACCGGCAAGACGATGCGCACGCCGACCGTCAACCTGGCGTGGCTGCACCGCCCGTTCGCCCAGCTGATGCCCACGGATATCAATGACTACATCGACGAGCGCTGCCAGTGGGTCGAACCCGCCACCGTCGACCGCGAGGTCGATATTTTTTCGGCCGTCTGCACGCTGGCCATCAAGACCTGGCGCATCGAGGTGGCGCGCTCGCCGATGGACGGTGTCAAGCGGCCCCGCTATTACAATGAGCGGGACCGGCGGCTGAAGCCCGGCGAGGAGGACCGGCTGCTCGACGCCGCACGCGACGAAGACCGCCGGCGCTCGATTGCCCGGCGTCTGGAGGAACTGATGACCGACGCGCGCACCGACGCCGAGCTCGCCCATACGGTGCGTGAACAGAAGGCCATCATCGCGGCGGCGCGCGCCCGCTTTCTGCCCGAAGCCGAAGCGACGTACACCCACGTGCCACTGGTTGAGACGCTCGTCCAGTTTCAGCTCATGACCGCGGCACGCCGCGGCGAAACGCTGTCGGCACGCTGGTCCGACGTGGACCTGGACGGGCGGACCGTCTTCCTCCCCGAGACGAAAAACGGCCGGCCGCGCAAGCTGCCAGTGCGCGCCGAACTGGCCGCCCTGCTCGACAGCCTGCCCCGTACGGACGGGCGTGTGTTCCCGCTGGGCGCCGACCACCTGCGGAAAATCTGGGCGCGGCTGTGCGCGGCGGCCGGCATCGACGACCTGCATCTGCACGACCTGCGCCATGAAGCGATTTCGCGCGTCGCCGACACCGGCACCATGTCGCTGGTGGATTTGCAGGCGTTTTCGGGGCACCTGGACACACGCATGCTGCTGCGCTACGCGCACCTGTGCGCGAAACACCTCGCGCTTCGGCTGGACGCGGCGTTTGGCGCAGCGCCGCCGGTGCACCGCGGCCTGCGGCGCCTGCCGAGAGGTGGCGACCTGACGCTTACGGACCTGGTCCGCGAAAGCGCGGTCACAGCCGACGATGCGGACGTCGACGGGCTGCCGGACAACGTGCTGCGCTTTCCCGGCCCCCGCACGGCGCATGCGTGA